A genome region from Glycine max cultivar Williams 82 chromosome 5, Glycine_max_v4.0, whole genome shotgun sequence includes the following:
- the LOC100815747 gene encoding glycosyltransferase BC10, producing the protein MKNNQQERSLAAARLLSHAQSHMFSFFVSHVLVFASGLLIGITLTTFSFKNLSLNFLPSLSTPIPISTLNNQTQVTKAMHDMTEEELLWRASMVPTIKEMPYKHTPKVAFMFLTKGPVLLGPLWERFFKGNEGFYSIYVHSHPSFNDTVPQSSVFHRRRIPSKEVRWGDFNIVGAERRLLANALLDFSNQRFVLLSESCIPLFNFSTIYNYLMNSTETFVEAYDMPGAVGRGRYSPRMRPLVNLSQWRKGSQWFQIDRALAIEIVSDQQYFPVFKKYCRNGCYGDEHYLPTFVSIMFWKRNSNRTLTWVDWSRGGPHPARFMRQDVTIDFLKRLRHGRTCQYNGKSTNICHLFARKFNPQGLDRLLRFAPRIMQFN; encoded by the exons ATGAAGAATAACCAGCAAGAACGGTCCCTTGCTGCAGCCAGACTCTTGAGTCATGCTCAATCACACATGTTCAGTTTCTTCGTCTCTCATGTTCTAGTATTTGCCTCTGGTTTGCTCATTGGAATCACCCTCACcactttctctttcaaaaacTTGTCCCTCAACTTCCTTCCATCTTTGTCTACTCCAATTCCCATCTCAACGTTAAATAATCAGACACAAGTCACCAAGGCTATGCATGACATGACAGAGGAAGAGTTGCTGTGGAGAGCTTCTATGGTTCCTACGATTAAGGAAATGCCTTACAAACACACCCCAAAGGTTGCATTCATGTTTTTGACAAAAGGGCCTGTCCTTTTGGGTCCATTGTGGGAGAGATTCTTCAAAGGAAATGAAGGCTTCTATTCCATCTATGTCCATTCCCATCCTTCTTTCAATGACACAGTGCCTCAAAGTTCTGTATTTCATCGCCGCAGAATACCAAGCAAG GAGGTAAGATGGGGTGACTTCAACATTGTAGGGGCAGAGAGACGTCTACTAGCAAATGCACTGCTTGACTTCTCCAACCAACGTTTTGTTCTTCTCTCAGAATCATGCATTCCTTTGTTCAACTTCTCAACGATCTATAACTACCTTATGAACTCAACTGAGACCTTTGTGGAAGCCTATGACATGCCAGGTGCAGTGGGGAGAGGCAGGTACAGTCCCAGAATGAGGCCACTAGTTAACCTTTCTCAGTGGAGAAAAGGGTCGCAATGGTTTCAAATAGACCGTGCCCTTGCCATTGAGATAGTTTCTGACCAACAATACTTCCCTGTTTTCAAGAAGTATTGCAGGAATGGATGTTATGGTGATGAGCATTACTTGCCAACGTTTGTTAGTATCATGTTTTGGAAGAGGAACTCCAACAGAACATTGACATGGGTTGATTGGTCAAGGGGTGGACCCCATCCTGCCAGGTTTATGAGACAAGATGTAACTATTGATTTCTTGAAGAGGCTAAGGCATGGGAGAACATGCCAATACAATGGCAAGAGCACCAATATTTGCCACTTGTTTGCAAGAAAATTCAATCCGCAGGGTTTAGATAGACTGCTGAGGTTTGCTCCACGGATAATGcaatttaattga
- the LOC100815221 gene encoding AP-3 complex subunit delta — translation MSGSIMENLFQRTLEDLIKGMRLQLIGESTFISKATEEIRREIKSTDQHTKSTALHKLSYLSAVHAVDMSWACFHVVEVMSSSKFAHKRIGYHAASQSFHDDTPVLLLITNQLRKDLSSTNDFEVSLALDLLSRIATLDLARDLTPEVFKLLSTARVFVRKKAIAVVLRVFDKYPDAVRVCFKRLVENLESSDPQVVTAVVGVFCELAAKDPKSYLPLAPEFYRILVDSKNNWVLIKVLKVFAKLAPLEPRLGKRIVEPVCDHMRRSGAKSLVFECVRTVLTSLSGYESAVKLAVEKVRELLVDQDPNLRYLGLQALSVAAPEHLWAVMENKEAVVKSLSDDDSNIKIESLRLLMAMVSESHVADISRVLLNYALKSDPEFCNEILGSILMTCSRNVYEIVVDFDWYVSLLGEMAMIPNCIKGEEIETQLVDIGMRVKDARMQLVRVGRDLLIDPALLGNVHLHRILCAAAWVAGEYVEVASNPFELMDALLQPRTSLLPPSIRAVYINSALKILIFCLDCYFHQNEGSASWYSDHLAGGQSDLFSVKNDTEAAELAMCEGSNYEHHGDFNPRNATESSEDLSVENDVDRVAPHGQTSTPPTLSVNKNSMHESIVNLLNRIELILGPLISNQDVEVLERARNILSLVQLVKEEIIDNSVQSVVDIVNKKDTRVTAIINLLRDAFTTELGPVSTSAQGRIVLPDGLVLEENLDDLQAICGDIELPSSSLFGAGGPHLTTTLDASSSNLLKNEESGPLKESTSLIEHRKRHGLYYLPSEKSEIVSDEYPPANDPKSNSNINDEAAELVKLTEQSLLLKKRTNQTKPRPVVVRLDDGDVAPITVKRPEPLDDSLSGAIKDALLGSETRPSMSGSSPSDKSSRKKEKKKLSTRVRSEMKKNVVDAENPELENPNSSSKNHGHSHTKERRHQGKEKIVEGEEHDQREKKKSGHRHGRRKTHQRAKSPLNVVSQTPVIPDFLL, via the coding sequence ATGTCGGGTTCGATCATGGAGAACCTCTTCCAGCGCACGCTGGAGGATCTGATCAAAGGCATGCGCCTCCAACTCATCGGTGAATCCACCTTCATCTCCAAGGCCACGGAGGAGATCCGCCGCGAGATCAAATCCACCGACCAGCACACCAAATCCACCGCCCTCCACAAACTCTCTTACCTCTCCGCCGTGCACGCCGTCGACATGTCCTGGGCCTGCTTCCACGTGGTCGAGGTCATGTCCTCCTCCAAGTTCGCGCACAAGAGGATCGGTTACCACGCCGCGTCGCAGTCCTTCCACGACGACACTCCGGTGCTCCTCCTCATCACCAACCAGCTCCGCAAGGACCTCTCCTCCACCAACGACTTCGAGGTAAGCCTCGCCCTCGATTTGCTCTCGCGGATCGCCACTCTCGACCTCGCTCGCGATTTGACCCCCGAGGTTTTCAAATTGCTCTCCACCGCTAGGGTTTTCGTTAGGAAGAAGGCAATCGCCGTCGTTTTGAGGGTTTTCGATAAGTACCCCGATGCGGTTAGGGTTTGCTTCAAGCGTTTGGTTGAGAATCTTGAAAGTTCTGATCCTCAGGTTGTGACCGCCGTGGTCGGGGTTTTCTGCGAGCTGGCTGCCAAGGATCCTAAGTCGTATCTTCCCTTGGCGCCCGAGTTCTATAGGATTTTGGTTGATTCTAAGAACAATTGGGTTTTGATTAAGGTGCTGAAGGTGTTTGCTAAGTTGGCTCCCTTGGAACCTAGATTGGGGAAGAGAATTGTTGAGCCTGTTTGTGACCATATGAGGCGGTCAGGGGCCAAGTCCTTGGTGTTTGAGTGTGTTAGGACTGTGCTCACTAGCTTGAGTGGTTATGAGTCTGCTGTTAAGCTCGCTGTTGAGAAGGTTAGGGAGTTGTTGGTTGATCAGGATCCCAATCTTAGGTATCTTGGCCTGCAGGCGCTTTCGGTTGCTGCGCCCGAGCACTTGTGGGCGGTGATGGAGAATAAGGAGGCGGTGGTTAAGTCGTTGAGTGATGATGATTCGAATATCAAGATTGAGTCACTGCGATTGTTGATGGCCATGGTGTCTGAGAGCCATGTGGCAGATATCTCCAGGGTGTTGCTTAATTATGCATTGAAGTCTGACCCAGAATTTTGTAATGAGATTTTGGGTTCCATTTTGATGACGTGTTCTAGAAATGTGTACGAGATTGTTGTTGACTTTGATTGGTATGTGTCTCTTCTTGGAGAAATGGCGATGATTCCTAATTGCATAAAGGGGGAAGAGATTGAGACTCAGCTCGTTGATATTGGTATGAGAGTTAAGGATGCTAGAATGCAGCTTGTTCGGGTTGGGCGTGATCTGTTGATTGACCCTGCATTACTGGGTAATGTGCACTTGCATAGGATATTGTGTGCTGCTGCTTGGGTTGCTGGAGAGTACGTTGAGGTTGCGAGCAATCCCTTTGAACTCATGGATGCACTCCTACAGCCTCGAACCAGTCTCTTGCCACCATCAATAAGAGCAGTTTATATTAATTCTgctcttaaaattttaattttttgcctGGACTGTTACTTTCATCAAAATGAAGGTTCTGCATCTTGGTATTCTGATCATTTGGCTGGGGGACAGTCAGATTTGTTTAGTGTAAAAAATGACACTGAGGCTGCTGAATTAGCAATGTGTGAAGGATCAAATTATGAACATCATGGGGATTTTAACCCAAGGAATGCAACTGAATCTTCtgaggatctttcagttgaaaATGATGTAGATAGAGTAGCCCCTCATGGTCAAACATCTACACCTCCTACTCTCTCAGTGAACAAAAATTCCATGCATGAATCTATTGTAAACCTATTGAATCGAATTGAATTAATTCTTGGCCCGCTAATATCAAACCAGGATGTTGAAGTGCTGGAGAGAGCACGAAACATACTTTCCCTTGTTCAGTTGGTTAAAGaagaaataattgataattcaGTCCAGAGTGTGGTGGACATTGTGAACAAGAAAGATACTCGAGTTACGGCTATTATCAATTTGTTGCGTGATGCTTTTACTACGGAACTTGGTCCAGTCTCAACAAGTGCACAGGGAAGAATTGTTTTGCCGGATGGATTAGTTCTTGAAGAAAATCTAGATGACTTACAAGCAATATGTGGTGATATTGAACTACCTTCATCAAGTTTGTTTGGCGCAGGAGGTCCTCACCTTACCACTACTTTGGATGCTTCTTCATCTAATCTTCTGAAAAATGAAGagtcagggccattgaaggaatCCACATCCTTGATTGAGCACCGTAAGCGGCATGGATTATATTATCTTCCTTCGGAGAAGAGTGAGATTGTTTCAGATGAGTATCCTCCTGCAAATGATCCAAAGTCTAACAGTAATATAAATGATGAAGCTGCAGAGCTAGTCAAGCTGACAGAGCAATCACTTCTTCTCAAGAAAAGGACAAACCAAACAAAGCCCAGGCCTGTAGTGGTGAGAttggatgatggagatgtgGCACCAATTACAGTCAAAAGACCAGAGCCATTGGATGATTCTCTTTCTGGTGCCATAAAAGATGCTCTTCTAGGAAGCGAAACCAGACCAAGTATGTCTGGAAGCAGTCCTTCTGATAAGTCATcaaggaagaaagagaaaaagaaactaaGCACACGTGTTCGATctgaaatgaagaaaaatgtagTTGATGCAGAAAATCCTGAACTTGAAAACCCAAATTCAAGTAGCAAAAATCATGGTCATAGTCATACTAAAGAGAGAAGACaccaaggaaaagaaaagattgttGAGGGGGAAGAGCATGATcagagggaaaagaaaaagagtggcCACCGCCATGGGAGGCGAAAAACTCATCAAAGAGCAAAGTCACCCTTAAATGTGGTTTCTCAAACCCCAGTAATTCCAGATTTTCTTTTGTAG